The following coding sequences lie in one Tachysurus fulvidraco isolate hzauxx_2018 chromosome 19, HZAU_PFXX_2.0, whole genome shotgun sequence genomic window:
- the LOC113650999 gene encoding ribonuclease inhibitor-like: protein MRRFSESFEDVFDHLCEFIMFYFISFSISCNSLGVKSWSPLFSALSSETSNLRELHLTVETLYLSGYYLGDSGVKILCAGLENPHCKVEKLKLCRWDVSDEACAALTSALRSNPSHLRDLNLSCNKLGDSGVKILSAVLENPHCKLEKLW, encoded by the exons atgagaaggttcagtgaaagctttgaggacgtgtttgatcatttgtgtgagttcattatgttttattttatttcctttagtaTCAGCTGTAATTCACTTGGAGTAAAAAGTTGGTCACCTCTGTTCTCAGCGCTCAGTTCAGAAACCTCCAATCTGAGAGAACTTCATCTGACTGTGGAAACACTGTATCTGTCTGGGTATTatctaggagactcaggagtgaagattcTCTGTGCTggactggagaatcctcactgtaaagtgGAGAAACTGAA GTTATGTAGGTGGGATGTCTCAGATGAAgcctgtgctgctctgacttcagctctgagatcaaacccctcacacctgagagacctgaatctgtcctgtaataaactaggagactcaggagtgaagattctctctgctgtactggagaatcctcactgtaaactggagaaactgtggtaa